Within Falco cherrug isolate bFalChe1 chromosome 12, bFalChe1.pri, whole genome shotgun sequence, the genomic segment TGGGCCCCGGGGAGACCTGAGGAGGGGTCCCCTCCGCCAAGATGTGTCTGCCGAGTGGGTGGGGGGGGAGCTTTGTCCCGGCCCCTCGCCCCCCTCCGCGCACGCCGCGGCgagcgcccccgccgcccgcttTCCTTGCGCCGTGAAGGGTTTTTCCGGCCAGTTCCCGGCCGCCTGCGCTCCGCCATCGccggctggcagggctggcaggccGGGCGGCCGCAGCGCCCCGGCTCGGCCTGCAGCCACTCGCGTCTTCGCGGGGCGGCATGGTGAGGGGAGCGGCGCTGTGGGGCCCCGGCTGCCGGCCTGCGCGGAGGTGAAATCTCAGCCGGCGGCCAGCGGCGGCTGCCGGGGGCGCGGCGCCTTGCTGGGCCGCTCGGGCGGCCGGGGGGCAAgagggcgggcggccccgcccgcGGCCCGTATTGTGTTCCCCGAGGCGCCCGCCGTGGCCGCCAGCCTGCTCAGACCGGTTGGGAAGTGCCGCGGCCTGCGGAGTGAAGGCGGCGAGGGCTGGCTTTTAGCGTGTTCTTTAACCCGGATTTTTATTTGTAGCGTTTGCACCACGGGcgatgttttcattatttctcaGGGGGAGTTTTTGCTTTGTCCGGTAATAGCCAGTCGCGGTTATAGCAGTATTTGAAGACCCGGTGTTTTCGGGACTGCAAGGGTTTGGAATAGTTTTAGCGGTCAGGCTGCCTGGGAGATACCGCAGTGTTTCGTGAAGAATgggtagaaaaggaaaagcccGTTTCGTACAAAAGTTTTTTGTTGCTTGACGGGTAGTcaagtggtttttttcaacCCATGAAGAAATCATAGGAAGCTTTGCTGTTGAAGCATAAGCACAGGTCTCCTTTAAGAcgtgaaaataaaattctgtgagCCGAACTGTTTCTAGCAGCAGTCTCCTATTTACTTGTTTGGGATCGTTTTAATACGCGTTTTGTCTAAATGGCTCAAAACTGTTCAGAAGACCTGCACTATATGAGGCCTgcctggattatttttttcccctcacaatttctgccttttgtttaGATTGCAGCAAAAATTGGAGGAGATGCTGGCACATCAATGAATTCAAACGACTACGGTTATGGAGGACAAAAAAGACCTCTTGAGGATGGAGGTATGCATTCGTTGctgctgcctttatttttgtttggtatGGCCACGGTGCCAGAAAGAtacaggtggttttttttgtttgtgaggttttttcccATAGTATagcataaaaacattttgttcccTTTATAGATCATGacatgctttttcattttcagtttaatggggaaatttgttttaaaccaaTGTGCTCTAACCTGAAGTGAATGTAAGCCTGTTCTAAAAAATCTTAAACCTGGTTTAAATGCtctaaaagggaaaatatatgtgggggggtgggcagaTAAATCAATGGTTGAGAAACACACAGGTATGTCATTTAAGTCTTATGTTGTTGTGTAGGACTGATTAGTTTGTAAACTACAAGCAGATAAGGAAGTGCTCACTCCTTAAATTTGATGTTTCAAGTAAAAGTATTAATGCATTTCATTGTAAAAGCAtaggactttaaaaaaagacaggaaagaaaattttctacCTTGTAGACACTTGCCTAGTCTAATATTTAAGCCAATAGCATGTGTGAACCCTGATAAGATCATACTTGAATCTTCGAACTTGTTGCAGCTTTTTGGATTTGTCTTACACTGCAGTAAAGTTTTCTTCTgagatgtgtgtgtgtcatCTTCTGTCTCTTACTAAGTAGCCAGTTTGAACTTAACAGGGTTTGATATGGTTAATATACACGAAAAATCCTGGCtaaattgtggaaaaaaatctctgagcttgttgaaatgttttcataGGTCTCACAAAAGagcaatgcctttttttcctttaagaggATTGAAACTCAGTCTACAGAATGTAACTAAGGCTTTATATCAGGAGTTCTTGTGTCCTGtaataaaagggtttttttctattaaaggTGAGGTTTTTAATATACAAAAATGAGCTAATGATGCTTCAGATGATATATGtaatgtattctttttattttatgtgtagATGGCTCTTGGACAAGTCCGAGCAGTACAACACACTGGGAGGGAATGCCCTCTCCTTTTAAAGGcaggaatttttatttattacctGTGTTTAGTATGTAAACATGACATAAACTAGTGGATCTTTCTGGATTGACACAAATATTTCTTGGAATATGTGTCTGAGTTTTTGCTGCACATAAATTATGGTGGTTCATATAACCTTTAttttggggtgggaaggaagcATCTGAAGTCTTATCTTTTCAGATACAGGTTGATTATGCCTTTTGTTCCTTTACTGTACAGAAAGGATTTGGATGATAGTGATGTAGTTGCTTtgaatctgcttttttttgaagttttatgCTATGAAATGCTTGATATTTGGATAGGAATTTCATATTCGACATCCAGAATTAGATTGCATTGCCATGTGATACTGttgtattttcagatgtttgaTCTAGATTTGTGGTCAttgtcagaatttttttttctttaaatcattgTTGATTTTTGTAtggatttggttttctttttctttttttacaataGAAGCATCATTAGCTTGAGCAATCAACAGAGCTAAACTTTGTTCCTTGTCTTAGTTAAGTTTCAGTGGCTGGGTATCTGAGCAACCTACAGTGTGTTCTGAAAACTGCCTTTTGTTAAACTACTGAATAGATACATGGAAAAACCTAACATCTTTTCAGCTATACTAACCAAGTGCTGAGTGTTCGTGAGACTCTCTTCTTTTATTCAGATGGTCAACTCCCTGaaattggaggaaaaaaaagaaagaaaaaggaaaaaaaaggaaagggggacTAAAATACACTGGAAAGTTACAATTCACACTAAAAGGTGTAAACATTTCTTGAATTTCTtggcagaaaaattaaaaaaatcttaattttgcAGATCAACCAGATGCTAAGAAAGTTGCTCCTCAGAATGACTGtaagtaatttttactttgttgccaaaaaaaaactaaacaagtGTAACATTGTCAGAACAAGAAACAGTGTTCTGGTAGGTGATAACTTGAATCAGTAAGATCAAAGTAATGGCTGGGGGTTTATGTCTTACTTTCTTGAAGCAGTGTGAGTCTGCTTTGTAAAACTGACAAAGTTGTTAGGAACAGTTGAGAATCTTTTTAGCTGTTTCTAAATCTCTTGATAACTTCTTAAAAAGTCCACTGAGACAAAAGTTCATACAGTTAAGTTTTATTATCAAAGGAGAAGTTTAGCTGTAAATTAAACCACTtgtttgaatttaattttaactaTTTATTTATAGCTTTTGGGAATCAGCTACCACCGATGCATCAGCAGCAAAGGTAAGAATTACACAGCCTCTtaaatagttttcctttttactgaaAGAAAGTAGTTTCAagaaatttttctgaaaagggGGTATCGATGCATAAAGCAATTACTCTGTCTGTGTGATATGTTGAAATTTTAGCTTCACATCCAAAGCCAAACACTTAGAATGCATCTATATTGCTGTCTCAATTCTTTTTCTTCGCAGCCTAGGCTGTGCATCAAGCttagtaaaaggaaaatgtgttgtTGGTTTTTAGTACCTGAGTGTAGGTAGCATTACCAAAGTTGGAAGGAAGTCTGAAGGGGAAAAGGTTGATGCTATTTTgtaaacagaaaggaaagctaCTGACTTTTGAAAAACCAACCAACAGACTTAGCACAACATATTACAACGTAGCTACATTTGCTACTACTTAGTAGTTTTCTCTgcttatttctttaaacaacACATCCAACTATCATTCTTATGCATTGGCTGGTTTTGATAGATGAGATGTGAAATTGGTGTATCTTCAGCACACTTTGGATATACAgatgaaactgaaaatgctaCAGTGGCCTCTGTACGCCACATCTGGTAGTGGAGAGGACTAAGGAAAACTTTGATTCCTATTATACTTGAACATTTTGTGGTTACTTTTGTGTTTCACCAGTTTACTTAGTACTGCGCTTGCATGACTACGTGGTAAAGTTAATGGGATGCAAGTAAGCCAAGGTGATAGAGGGAGCAGTAGCATTCTTTAGTTTAATGGGAGGATATATCTAAATTCAATGCCAGTATGGTCTCTGAATGGCAGTTGTCTTTTGTTTGATTTAACATTCTCTGTAGATCTGTGATGACAGAGGAGTACAAAGTTCCAGATGGAATGGTTGGATTCAGTAAGTAGTATGGATGTGGTGTTGTAGTATAGTGAGGGATGTTAGCAGAAGCtgttaatataaataatttttctgtattttctttcttcaagtAATTGGCAGAGGTGGAGAGCAGATCTCACGCATACAGCAGGAGTCTGGCTGTAAAATACAGATTGCACCTGGTAActatgtgtggggttttttttctttgtttattttggtggGGGGTTTTGGTAGAAAGTTCAGAAGGCTGATAACTTGCTTCTAATTGGTTGCATCATTATTTAAGGtatattttaatgctttgtaCTAATTGCAATTGCCACAGTCTAAAGAAACACGTGTTGTGATGCACTGATTTTTCTACTTCAGTGAAGTTCCAGTAGTTTGCATATTATGTTTAATTTAATGATCTCTTTCTGACTTAACACTGCTGataaattggttttattttatgattGTAGATAGTGGAGGCCTGCCTGAAAGGTCATGTATGCTAACTGGAACACCAGAGTCTGTTCAGTAAGTAAACCAAATTTTGCGTGTTCGTATGTAACAGCAACACACTTAATTTCTTAGATCTAAATACAGTATCTGGATAGTATGCTTATAATATTATGCATTTTATTCTATTGAAGAGGCAGTCTGGTGAcaattatatgtatatatgaaaaaaagccctgaacCTGCAGTCAGATCTCTCGGCATACCGGAgttttaagacaaaaatatgGAACTTCAACTTTGTCAAGTCCAAATCTTGTTGTAGATAGATGTTAACCATGTGCTGTTATCAGCTTGAGAATGAAATATGTGAATATAtactaaaaagaaatgtatgcTGAAAAGAAACTCATTATTAACCAGAAATCGGAAGATAACAGGGAAAATGTGGGAAATCAGTAATATGTAACAATAGGAGTTACTATAAAGCCCAGCCCATCAGAGTTCTTAAATGTCTTTGATATAATGAATGTATAAAACAAGGTAACcaaaagttacaaaaattaTGTCTATGTAATGCCTATCAGCAAAGTAACTTTTCCCTTCCCATGTTTAGGGAAGAGGATGATAGCAATCAAAATGTTtgggtgggctttttttttttaaaaaaaaatattttgctggcaCAGAGGTGTTGTAACCACCTGAAGATCAGCTTACCCTGGCTTTGCTAGGAAAGAGCTTAGGTGTAGTGTATTTGTATTACATTACCTCATTTGTGTTAGCTGCTCCCACTTCATGTTTGCAGGTAAGGCCTGCAgctacattttttcctttgggaaagtAACGTGGCATTCTCCTCTTATGTTGCAGCCAAGCAGGCTGCTGTTCATGAAGTCATCCCTTTATGGGAATTTTCTAATTATAGTTTATTCTGCTTACATATTAGAGGGAAGAGTTTTTAACTGGTGTTAGTGCTGTAATCATGATTTAACTCACGGCAACTTATTTACATGTGTggtgaatatatatatacttgCTTTTGTCCACTGTTGTGGTAACAGTTACAAGTACAAATGTCATTACTTTGCATGCTGAATCAAGCAGCAGCTATCATGGTACGTGGTGTTAAAGCTATAGGTTTATTTTACAGTCTGGGTTGTGTTGCCTTTTTATAAAACTTAACATAAAATAGATCTGCCTTAAGATTGGCTGTtagtaaagaaaaattactgtcGAATGAGAGGTTACATGAATTACTACTGAAATTAAGCAAAGttagaaaaagctttctgtctggtgatttttttttttaatattttttttgttaatacaCAAAAAAGGTACATTTTAATGATTCCAAATCTTCTCACTAATGTggattttttatatatatatatattattttaaaggacCAGGTTTCCATCTTCTGTTCTGGATGAAGGTTTAATCAATGTAACAATTCAGGGATGATGGTCATGATTGAGGAGGTAGCTTTTACTTAACACGTGTTTGGTAAAGAACCACCTTTTGTATTCTGACATGGGGGTGTTTTTAGGTTTACTACATTATCTTGCAGTTAGTCCCTTGAGTTACTGTTACAGATTTACTGAGTTTGCCTCGTATTTCTTAGTGATAGTAATTatatttcttctgcagaaacttttgaaatcaaaaagataaaaatttccAAGCAGAAAAGATTGGGCAAGTGATACTTGTGGCAATAAGTGTgtttataaatgtatatattccTTCACAGATCAGCAAAAAGATTACTTGATCAGATAGTTGAAAAGGGAAGACCTGCACCTGGCTTTCATCATGGTGATGGACCTGGAAATGCAGTCCAAGAAATTATGATTCCAGCAAGTAAAGCAGGATTAGTTATTGGAAAAGGTGGAGAGACAATTAAACAGTTACAGGTATATATGtatcttcttttaaatgtgGCAATACCAAATTTGGATTTGAGTGGGTATTAACCTCCCTTCTGTCAAACAGGAGCGGGCAGGTGTCAAAATGGTCATGATTCAAGACGGTCCACAGAACACTGGTGCAGACAAGCCCCTTAGGATAACTGGAGATCCTTATAAAGTTCAAGTAAGGAGTCTGTcagaactcagagcatttttaaTCTATTCTGATGTTGCAGTACCTAAAtgaactttcatttttcttttagcaagcCAAGGAAATGGTGCTGGAGTTAATTCGTGATCAAGGTGGCTTTAGAGAGGTGCGCAACGAATATGGGTCAAGAATAGGAGGAAATGAAGGGATAGACGTAAGCATGGTTGAAAAACTTGTTCACTGTATTTTGAGATGttaacattaaaatgttaagCTGGGTAATACCACTGAGAGCTCTTAACCAGATTCCAAAAGTGATTGTGGCATGTAAGTATTACTTGGTCATTACTGAAATCATGGCTAAATGGTGTGCCGTATTCACTTTACATTACCAGCTGTTCTGAACAGTTTCAGCTAGCTGGGAGTTTTTTATCAAATAAGAAATAAACTTTATGACTAAGTATATAATGTTGTTATAGAAATTGGAGTTTGGCCGTTACAGAAGGATATTTAAGTCCACTTACTATGCAAGTCATGAGCTCTTAACTGTTCATCAGAGGTGAGGCTGAATGTTTCATCTGCTGGAATCCACATTTTAGCCATTTTTGATTGTGAGAAGCATAATATCCACTGGAATTGCTGCTGCTATGAGAACTTGCAGTGCACTGATCTCTGGTTCTGTTGCTTTCCAGTATTTGCTAGGCTTGTGACTTGATACTAAAAAATTCACGCTTCAAAAAGCCTGAAGTGGCATAGGGCTGTCCCTGGTTTACCATTCTAATGTGATCCTTTAATTGTGTGAATTTGGTAGGAATATTTGCATCATTGAcatcttgaaatgtttttttttaaggttccAATACCAAGATTTGCTGTAGGTATTGTTATTGGAAGAAATGGAGAGATGataaaaaagatacagaatgATGCTGGTGTTAGGATCCAATTTAAGCCAGGTTGGTAATATGTCCATAAGTTTCTGTGAATTGAGTGTAAATGTACTGGATTACATATACTGGAATAGTTCATTTTTATTCCAGATGATGGAACAACTCCAGATAGAATAGCCCAAATCACAGGGCCTCCTGACAGATGTCAGCATGCTGCAGAAATTATTACAGATCTCCTTCGAAGTGTTCAGGTTGGGTAATATGTTGTTTACCATCTAACATTAAATCTAAGAATGAATGTGTAACTAAACTTCATGGTTCTATTTGAATCTATTTCAATGTTCAGTCTGGAATATGAATGTTTCCTTTTACAGTTACGGTTTTGCAAGTGTCAAGACAATAATGATAATACTGATTCGAAGTCATGGCAGTTCTTGATCTGGCTGGTTTTAGAGCTGCTTATTCTGTGGTCTTATATTAGTAGCTGATAACGCTGTTACTTTTGGTTGTAATCGGTGTTTGAGAGATGGGTTAAATGCTCTGTTGTGAGATGAGCGCCACTGCTGCATTTACACAAGGCAGACAAATTATCTTTGTATGTGTGAAacttcctgctttttttctatATTCTTCATCTTTCACATGCAGAGCTGTACAgaagatcttttaaaatgtaattttggtCTTCTGGAAGAAAGACTACTTTAACTATCAGAACTATCTGAGTagtgattaattttttattttttttcctaacaaatgATGTGATGTAACCACTTGGCATTAATAATTTGTTTGCAATAATTTTTATAGAACATGCtgatttgttgctttttttttttaggctggTAACCCTGGTGGGCCAGGACCTGGTGGTCGAGGAAGGGGTAGAGGCCAAGGCAACTGGAACATGGGGCCTCCGGGTGGATTACAGGAATTCAATTTTATTGTTCCCACGGGCAAAACTGGATTAATCATTGGCAAAGGCAATATATCTTacatatatgtatctatatgtagtttcagcttttctgtttgtacaAATAGCTACACTAGAGAGATGTTTCAAGAGAAGGCTTTGCAAATAGTTTCATGTATGGTAGGGCATAGTACGGCTAAATCGTAATACTCCTAATACTCTTTTCAGAATTTCCTCACCAAAACACATACACTGGTAGCTAAAAGTCAAGAACCAAATAACTTGTCtaacccatttttaaaaataagtactgAGTTACATTGGTAGTGTGTGTTAGGTTCTTGGGTGATGTATCTTCTCATTAACTTCCGGTTGACAGTACTTGATTATCCTAGTGTTATTGCATCTGTAACtcacttttaaaacagttttcacaTACTCCAGTGAAGATCTTTTACTGTGGAATCCTGTAACaatttcttgtgtgtgtgttaaaataattctcaaagaattttttttttccaaaaaaataactaaatgaaacatttgagttattttaatcttttgtttgTAGTGTGTTTTCCAGACACAACAAATAGGCTGATGTAGTACAGTTCTTGACCTGGGAAACGGATTTTAttgtttggggtgttttttaaatgtcaaatgATTGTTGTTTTGCAAATTTTGTGCCTACTAATGATACACGTAACTTCTCAGGATACTATAAGAGGAGGAACTAGTTTAGGGAATTTAACTTTCTGGTTTTAGTGCACTACAAAAAATGTGGACTTCACCATCTGGTCagcttctggggttttttatcaTGTTTGCCTACTACTTTATAGGGAGGTTAGGCTTTAAGGTTGCATTCACGGATAACCGTGGATATCAGTTGTTGTTCATGGCTAATTTTATGTCTTTacatgaatggaaaaaaaacagacaacaCTGTAGGaattctctgttctttctgaGTAGCAATACTGTGgtcttgaatttaaaaaataatttatttttactagttCACTGCAATCAAAGCTCTATACTGCAAAGAGGaggaggtttggtttttttaactggtgTTAGAATGTTCTTGTGTGGCTCGTAAGAATAGGTGTCTTTCCACTTTTTTATCTTCAGCATCCGTGACTTTCTCTGATTTGGATCTTGGTATTTTCACTTTAATGCATGTCACAAAAGCTATTTGTTGCATTGTAGGTGGTGAAACTATTAAAAGTATAAGCCAGCAATCTGGTGCTAGAATAGAACTTCAGAGAAATCCTCCACCTAATGCGGATCCAAACATGAAGATGTTTACTATCCGTGGAACACCCCAGCAAATAGATTATGCACGACAACTTATAGAAGAAAAGATTGGAGTGAGTGTATAACTGTATTTTGGTTTACTATGATAATTAAACAGAATAGGAAGCAAGTCTCCTTTGTGGAgacttttcttgcatttcactTCCAAATTACTTAATCAGGTAACAAATTGATAATAAATAGTAATCTAGGTTTAAAGTAATGTAAACATAATTTGATATGTaccaaaagaagcagaaacctgaaacagaaagaaacagttgCTATCTTCAATGTAATACAGTCTGTTTTTTAATGATGTGTTGTTGAACATGCCCACTTTGTGCGTaatgaaaaatttgaaaacttCGAAGATATCCTTGATATTCTTAAAGCTATGAAACTGTTGCTTGGTTTTTCGGTTTCAGTATGTTTTTAGGTGGAGTTCTAATGCAAGTTTATACCCTTTAATTCACTGCACTTTTGTTTGCATGCATATGCATGTAACAAAATTTACTACCCATTTCTTCTACCTGATCTTATacacaggtttttattttaaaatactgatagTCTTGGTTTAGTTTGTGGTTTTTATTGCGACTTGTGGAAGAAATTCATGTGTATTCgtaaaattctttattttctcaagaaagaactgaaatgcagctttttagttgttgctacTACCATGGAtgtttttaaatctcttctttAACCAGCCAAAAGCCTAATTAATCTTCAAAAAGACTGTTTTCTCCAGGGAAATGTCTGTATTAAAACAATCAAACCTTTTAGGTTATATTCTAAAGTGTTTATGCTTCTAAACTGCTAAAAAGTACAGAACTTAAAGGATTATTTTCATCTGTGTGCTGCTCTTGTTACAGGGTCCAGTAAATCCATTGGGTCCACCTGTTCCCCATGGACCCCATGGTGTTGTTCCTGGCCCACATGGACCTCCTGGGCCACCAGGTCCTGGTGCTCCCATGGGACCATATAATCCAGCTCCTTATAACCCAGGGCCTCCTGGCCCTGCACCTCAGTAAGTATTGCTTCATCTAACTTCCTTTTTTGTAAGGTGAATCTGGGACTGGCTTTCATTGTGTGTGTACAACATGATCTTTTGTAGTGGTCCCCCAGCTCCATATGCTCCACAAGGATGGGGAAATGCTTATCCACACTGGCAGCCACCAAATCCACCAGATCCAGGTAAGAAATGTCACCTTTGTACTGTAGTGTGTGTATACTTGAGTAGATCAATTTTGTCCTTACCAAGTATATACGCTTCACAGTGTGTTTGTGTTAACACTGGTAAATctgaaaaagctgttcttcaggCTTCTCTTCACTGATTGTCAGTTTATGTATGTTTTACCCTTCCCACATGCTGCTTGTGAGATGCTGAAATTCCGTTACAGTTGGAATATGCTTCTTACTAAACGTTACTGATACTGCATCCCAATTTGATACTTTTTGCAAGATTCTCGGTTAACTGATCTTGTGCAAATCGGttaatttttcttgcagtgcATGTTTTTACATTAAGTTCTTTACTGAGGATGTGTTTTAAGTCAATGACCTTGTATTTTGTTCTAGATGATACCCCTTTAAAATCTCAGTGATTCTGACTTTGCAGGTTTTAtgctattttatatatttttagctttttttgaCCTATATGAGCATTGCTTTTCATAGTttgaaacaaacacattttgtttaGTCCTTCTTGAGGGATAAAGCTTCGGTTGAActgttttttacagtaaaactAG encodes:
- the FUBP1 gene encoding far upstream element-binding protein 1 isoform X6, with translation MADYSTVPPPASGAPGGGGGGGGGVNDAFKDALQRARQIAAKIGGDAGTSMNSNDYGYGGQKRPLEDGDQPDAKKVAPQNDSFGNQLPPMHQQQRSVMTEEYKVPDGMVGFIIGRGGEQISRIQQESGCKIQIAPDSGGLPERSCMLTGTPESVQSAKRLLDQIVEKGRPAPGFHHGDGPGNAVQEIMIPASKAGLVIGKGGETIKQLQERAGVKMVMIQDGPQNTGADKPLRITGDPYKVQQAKEMVLELIRDQGGFREVRNEYGSRIGGNEGIDVPIPRFAVGIVIGRNGEMIKKIQNDAGVRIQFKPDDGTTPDRIAQITGPPDRCQHAAEIITDLLRSVQAGNPGGPGPGGRGRGRGQGNWNMGPPGGLQEFNFIVPTGKTGLIIGKGGETIKSISQQSGARIELQRNPPPNADPNMKMFTIRGTPQQIDYARQLIEEKIGGPVNPLGPPVPHGPHGVVPGPHGPPGPPGPGAPMGPYNPAPYNPGPPGPAPHGPPAPYAPQGWGNAYPHWQPPNPPDPGKPGTDPNSAAWAAYYAHYYQQQAQPPPAAPPGGPATTQTNGQGDQPNPAPAGQVDYTKAWEEYYKKMGQAVPAPAGAPPGGQPDYSAAWAEYYRQQAAYYAQTSPQGMPQHPPAPQGQ
- the FUBP1 gene encoding far upstream element-binding protein 1 isoform X8, whose product is MADYSTVPPPASGAPGGGGGGGGGVNDAFKDALQRARQIAAKIGGDAGTSMNSNDYGYGGQKRPLEDGDQPDAKKVAPQNDSFGNQLPPMHQQQRSVMTEEYKVPDGMVGFIIGRGGEQISRIQQESGCKIQIAPDSGGLPERSCMLTGTPESVQSAKRLLDQIVEKGRPAPGFHHGDGPGNAVQEIMIPASKAGLVIGKGGETIKQLQERAGVKMVMIQDGPQNTGADKPLRITGDPYKVQQAKEMVLELIRDQGGFREVPIPRFAVGIVIGRNGEMIKKIQNDAGVRIQFKPDDGTTPDRIAQITGPPDRCQHAAEIITDLLRSVQAGNPGGPGPGGRGRGRGQGNWNMGPPGGLQEFNFIVPTGKTGLIIGKGGETIKSISQQSGARIELQRNPPPNADPNMKMFTIRGTPQQIDYARQLIEEKIGGPVNPLGPPVPHGPHGVVPGPHGPPGPPGPGAPMGPYNPAPYNPGPPGPAPHGPPAPYAPQGWGNAYPHWQPPNPPDPGKPGTDPNSAAWAAYYAHYYQQQAQPPPAAPPGGPATTQTNGQGDQPNPAPAGQVDYTKAWEEYYKKMGQAVPAPAGAPPGGQPDYSAAWAEYYRQQAAYYAQTSPQGMPQHPPAPQGQ
- the FUBP1 gene encoding far upstream element-binding protein 1 isoform X3, giving the protein MADYSTVPPPASGAPGGGGGGGGGVNDAFKDALQRARQIAAKIGGDAGTSMNSNDYGYGGQKRPLEDGDGSWTSPSSTTHWEGMPSPFKDQPDAKKVAPQNDSFGNQLPPMHQQQRSVMTEEYKVPDGMVGFIIGRGGEQISRIQQESGCKIQIAPDSGGLPERSCMLTGTPESVQSAKRLLDQIVEKGRPAPGFHHGDGPGNAVQEIMIPASKAGLVIGKGGETIKQLQERAGVKMVMIQDGPQNTGADKPLRITGDPYKVQQAKEMVLELIRDQGGFREVPIPRFAVGIVIGRNGEMIKKIQNDAGVRIQFKPDDGTTPDRIAQITGPPDRCQHAAEIITDLLRSVQAGNPGGPGPGGRGRGRGQGNWNMGPPGGLQEFNFIVPTGKTGLIIGKGGETIKSISQQSGARIELQRNPPPNADPNMKMFTIRGTPQQIDYARQLIEEKIGGPVNPLGPPVPHGPHGVVPGPHGPPGPPGPGAPMGPYNPAPYNPGPPGPAPHGPPAPYAPQGWGNAYPHWQPPNPPDPGKPGTDPNSAAWAAYYAHYYQQQAQPPPAAPPGGPATTQTNGQGDQPNPAPAGQVDYTKAWEEYYKKMGQAVPAPAGAPPGGQPDYSAAWAEYYRQQAAYYAQTSPQGMPQHPPAPQTFNHH